A stretch of Sulfurimonas xiamenensis DNA encodes these proteins:
- a CDS encoding ATP-binding protein, which yields MEILLEELYKTDIIVDKFHFRKLFLENISYQINGITQSGKTKLVKNYLLGLKKSSYLYVDCNDLRIEADLFNALMPKFCSDNKIETVVFDNYIPALHFVNVKQLIICSEVHYEINSLKTLRLYPLDYEEFLAYEHKYDSTALNHFFQLGGFPFMHKINSDEKIIYLQKVLKSALSETELDILVFCTKTMTQKISPYSIYERLKQTRKISKDKLYSSFDMLCKKGYLHQLQKTNHPKAIAKIYLCDISLKSALTIDKHFGRIFENMIYLEILKSNRESFYDDGIDFYLPQNSEVILATPFADERALFKKIEAIEAFIIRYQVKKITAVTMSKEGSVNHPFSRIEMVPFDIWALGD from the coding sequence ATGGAAATATTACTAGAAGAGCTATATAAAACCGACATAATTGTTGATAAATTTCACTTTAGAAAACTGTTTTTGGAAAATATAAGCTATCAGATAAACGGCATAACGCAAAGCGGAAAAACAAAACTGGTAAAAAACTACCTCTTAGGGCTTAAAAAAAGCAGCTATCTTTATGTGGATTGCAATGATTTGCGCATAGAAGCAGATCTCTTTAACGCGCTGATGCCGAAATTTTGCAGCGACAATAAGATTGAAACAGTTGTTTTTGACAACTATATACCTGCTTTGCACTTTGTAAATGTAAAGCAGTTGATTATTTGCAGCGAAGTACATTATGAAATAAACTCTTTAAAAACTCTGCGGCTCTATCCGCTTGACTATGAAGAGTTTTTGGCTTACGAACATAAGTACGACTCAACCGCGCTCAACCATTTTTTTCAGCTTGGCGGTTTTCCTTTTATGCATAAAATAAACAGTGATGAAAAAATTATCTATCTGCAAAAAGTACTAAAAAGCGCATTAAGCGAAACAGAGCTTGATATTTTAGTTTTTTGCACAAAAACAATGACACAAAAAATTTCTCCCTACTCTATATATGAAAGACTAAAACAGACACGGAAAATTTCCAAAGACAAACTCTACAGCTCTTTTGATATGCTCTGTAAAAAAGGGTATCTGCATCAGCTTCAAAAAACAAACCATCCAAAAGCCATAGCAAAAATTTATCTCTGCGACATATCACTCAAATCTGCCCTTACAATTGACAAACATTTTGGCAGAATCTTTGAAAATATGATATATTTAGAGATTTTAAAATCAAACAGAGAATCCTTTTATGACGACGGCATTGATTTTTACCTTCCGCAAAACAGCGAGGTAATTTTAGCAACGCCTTTTGCAGATGAGAGAGCACTTTTTAAAAAGATAGAAGCCATAGAAGCATTTATCATTAGATACCAAGTTAAAAAGATAACCGCTGTCACTATGAGCAAAGAAGGGAGTGTAAACCATCCGTTTTCACGCATTGAGATGGTTCCCTTTGATATTTGGGCGTTAGGAGATTAA
- the rpsJ gene encoding 30S ribosomal protein S10 yields MEKIRLKLKAYDHRVLDRSVASIVEAVKRTGAAIRGPIPLPTKIRKYTVLKSPHINKSSREQFEIRTHARVIDIVSATPETVDSLMKLDLAPEVDVEVRSMDN; encoded by the coding sequence ATGGAAAAAATTCGTTTAAAATTGAAAGCTTATGATCATCGTGTACTTGATAGATCTGTAGCATCAATCGTAGAGGCTGTTAAGCGTACAGGAGCTGCTATTCGTGGTCCGATACCTTTACCAACAAAGATTCGTAAATACACTGTATTGAAATCTCCGCATATCAATAAAAGCTCTCGTGAACAGTTCGAAATTCGTACACACGCTAGAGTAATAGATATTGTTTCTGCAACGCCGGAAACTGTAGATTCATTAATGAAACTAGATCTTGCACCTGAAGTGGACGTTGAAGTTCGCTCTATGGATAACTAG
- the rplC gene encoding 50S ribosomal protein L3: protein MEYIVEKIGMSRTITVPSKPVTLLRVLDAKVCEVNENGAIVAYNSGKKMNKSIEGQQKKYSLSSEFNRFVTLEVANTEAGDLDLTPLAEAKVLKSSFTTKGRGFSGAMKRWNFSGGPASHGHRFGRRTGSIGNAEWPGRVMKGRKMPGQYGNTQNSVKNEIVSYDAENKIIAVLGSVSGANGSLGRVKVAK from the coding sequence ATGGAATATATTGTTGAGAAAATCGGTATGAGCCGTACTATCACAGTACCTAGTAAGCCTGTTACTCTTTTAAGAGTGTTGGATGCTAAAGTATGTGAAGTTAATGAAAATGGCGCAATTGTAGCTTACAATAGCGGTAAAAAAATGAATAAGTCAATTGAAGGTCAGCAAAAAAAATACAGCCTTTCATCTGAGTTTAACCGTTTTGTTACTTTAGAGGTAGCAAATACTGAAGCTGGTGATTTAGATTTAACTCCTTTGGCAGAAGCTAAAGTTTTAAAATCTTCTTTTACTACTAAAGGTCGCGGTTTTTCTGGTGCGATGAAGCGTTGGAACTTTTCTGGTGGTCCTGCATCTCACGGTCATAGATTTGGTCGTAGAACAGGTTCTATCGGTAATGCAGAGTGGCCAGGTCGTGTAATGAAAGGGCGTAAAATGCCTGGACAATACGGAAATACACAAAATAGTGTTAAGAATGAGATAGTTTCTTATGATGCTGAAAACAAAATCATTGCGGTTTTAGGTTCAGTTTCTGGAGCTAACGGTTCTTTAGGTCGTGTAAAGGTAGCTAAATAA
- the rplD gene encoding 50S ribosomal protein L4, producing MSAIVLNEKMEKASELALPESFSGINPHNLYLYVKSAQAAQRANSATALTRAQVRGGGKKPWAQKGGGRARAGSRRSPVFVGGGKAFGPSNNRNYDLKVNKKQKKLALNFALAEHAQNGSLFIVDSIEIASGKTKDAAAMFKALNQRDTLFVKTILDEKTYLAFENISSTYVIEENELNAYLAANYRSVVIEKAVWENLVGEAK from the coding sequence ATGAGCGCAATAGTTCTAAATGAAAAAATGGAAAAAGCTTCTGAGTTAGCTTTACCGGAGAGTTTTTCCGGGATTAATCCTCATAACTTATACCTGTATGTAAAGTCTGCACAGGCAGCTCAAAGAGCTAACAGTGCAACAGCGCTTACTCGTGCACAAGTTAGAGGCGGTGGTAAGAAGCCATGGGCTCAAAAAGGCGGCGGTCGTGCTCGTGCCGGCTCTCGTCGTTCACCTGTATTTGTTGGCGGTGGTAAAGCATTTGGTCCTAGCAACAACCGTAACTATGACCTTAAAGTGAATAAAAAGCAGAAAAAACTTGCTCTTAACTTCGCTTTAGCAGAACACGCACAAAATGGTAGTCTATTCATCGTAGACAGCATTGAGATAGCATCTGGTAAAACAAAAGATGCTGCAGCAATGTTTAAAGCGTTAAACCAAAGAGATACTCTTTTTGTAAAAACGATTTTAGATGAAAAAACTTATTTAGCATTTGAAAATATCTCAAGCACATATGTGATTGAAGAGAATGAATTAAATGCTTATTTAGCTGCAAATTATCGTTCAGTAGTGATCGAGAAAGCGGTATGGGAAAATCTTGTAGGTGAGGCTAAATAA
- a CDS encoding 50S ribosomal protein L23, with protein MADITDIKSILYTEKTLGMQEEGIVVVQTSPRMTKTGLKEVFREYFGVIPSRVNSLNQSGKTKRFRGVQGKQNDFKKFYVKLPEGAQIESLAV; from the coding sequence ATGGCAGATATTACAGATATTAAATCTATACTATATACAGAGAAGACTCTTGGCATGCAAGAAGAGGGGATAGTTGTTGTTCAAACTTCTCCTCGTATGACTAAGACAGGTCTTAAAGAGGTTTTTCGTGAGTACTTTGGAGTAATTCCTTCAAGAGTCAACTCACTTAATCAAAGCGGAAAAACAAAAAGATTCCGTGGTGTACAAGGTAAACAAAACGACTTTAAAAAGTTTTATGTGAAGTTACCTGAGGGTGCACAAATAGAAAGTTTGGCGGTTTAA
- the rplB gene encoding 50S ribosomal protein L2, whose product MAIKTYRPITPSRRFYTNVENSDITAKASVRSLLVKLPAHAGRNNNGRITSRHKEAGAKKLYRIIDFKRNKFGIPGTVTTVEYDPYRNCRIALVTYADGDKRYILLPKGLNVGDNVMSAESGLDVKPGNAMKLMNIPVGTVVHNIELKVGKGGQMVRSAGTSAQIMGRDGKYVSLRMPSSEMRLVLGECMATVGTVGNEEYINIVIAKAGRSRHMGIRPQTRGSAMNPIDHPHGGGEGKTNSGRHPVTPWGKPTKGSKTRRKKASDKLIITRRKSNPKR is encoded by the coding sequence ATGGCAATTAAAACTTATAGACCGATAACTCCGTCTCGTCGTTTTTATACGAATGTTGAAAATAGTGATATCACTGCTAAGGCTAGTGTTCGTTCATTGCTTGTAAAACTTCCTGCTCATGCTGGTCGTAACAACAACGGACGCATTACATCTCGCCATAAAGAAGCTGGTGCAAAAAAACTTTACCGTATCATCGATTTTAAAAGAAATAAATTCGGTATTCCTGGTACAGTAACTACAGTTGAGTATGATCCATACCGTAACTGTCGTATTGCACTTGTTACTTATGCAGATGGTGATAAAAGATATATCCTTTTACCAAAAGGTTTAAATGTAGGCGATAATGTAATGTCTGCAGAGTCTGGACTGGATGTAAAACCTGGTAATGCAATGAAACTTATGAATATACCTGTCGGTACGGTAGTTCATAATATTGAGCTAAAAGTAGGTAAGGGTGGACAGATGGTTCGTTCTGCTGGAACTTCAGCTCAAATTATGGGTCGTGACGGCAAGTATGTTTCACTTCGTATGCCTTCTTCTGAGATGCGTTTAGTGCTTGGTGAGTGTATGGCTACTGTGGGAACTGTTGGAAATGAAGAGTATATCAACATTGTAATAGCAAAAGCAGGTCGTAGTCGTCATATGGGTATTCGTCCTCAAACTCGTGGTTCTGCTATGAACCCAATCGATCACCCGCATGGTGGTGGTGAAGGTAAAACGAATTCAGGTCGTCATCCAGTTACTCCATGGGGTAAACCAACGAAGGGTTCAAAAACTCGTCGTAAAAAAGCAAGTGATAAACTTATTATTACTCGCCGTAAATCTAATCCGAAGAGGTAG
- the rpsS gene encoding 30S ribosomal protein S19, with the protein MARSVKKGPFVDDHLMKKVAAAKSEGNKKPIKTWSRRSMVLPDMVGLTLNVHNGRQFVPVFVTENHIGYKLGEFAPTRTFKGHKGSVQKKG; encoded by the coding sequence ATGGCAAGAAGTGTAAAAAAAGGTCCATTTGTTGATGATCATTTAATGAAAAAAGTGGCTGCAGCCAAATCTGAAGGAAATAAAAAACCTATCAAAACATGGTCTCGCAGAAGTATGGTTCTGCCTGATATGGTTGGCTTAACTCTTAATGTTCATAATGGGCGTCAATTTGTTCCGGTATTTGTAACAGAAAACCATATTGGTTATAAACTAGGTGAATTCGCACCAACTCGTACATTCAAGGGCCATAAGGGCTCTGTACAGAAGAAAGGTTAA
- the rplV gene encoding 50S ribosomal protein L22: MARALLKFIRVSPIKSRLIAREIQGMNAEEALAALEFTPNKAAKIIYKVLASAVANSGNEASDCTVTSCRVDNGPVLKRFRPRARGMASGIRKPTAHILVEVEGK; this comes from the coding sequence ATGGCTAGAGCATTATTAAAATTTATCCGTGTTTCACCGATTAAATCTCGTCTTATTGCAAGAGAGATTCAAGGTATGAACGCTGAAGAAGCATTGGCAGCTTTAGAGTTTACACCAAACAAAGCAGCAAAAATTATCTACAAAGTACTTGCGTCAGCAGTTGCAAACAGTGGTAATGAAGCTAGTGATTGTACAGTAACATCATGTCGTGTTGATAATGGTCCGGTACTAAAGAGATTTCGTCCGAGAGCTCGTGGTATGGCATCAGGCATCAGAAAACCGACAGCGCATATATTAGTAGAAGTAGAGGGTAAATAA
- the rpsC gene encoding 30S ribosomal protein S3 translates to MGQKVNPIGLRLGINRNWESRWFPNFKTAPAALGEDHKIRTYLKKELYYAGVSNIIIERTVKRLRVTIVAARPGIIIGKKGADIEKLKTTLQDLVGKPISVNIKEEKKAQISAQLVAENVATQLERRVAFRRAMKKVMQNAQRGGAKGIKISVSGRLGGAEMARTEWYLEGRVPLHTLRAKIDYGFAEAHTTYGCIGVKVWIFKGEVLTKGIPAEVKEEKQERARKRAPKRENSGKAE, encoded by the coding sequence ATGGGTCAAAAAGTTAATCCTATTGGTTTACGTCTTGGTATCAACCGTAACTGGGAGAGCCGTTGGTTTCCTAACTTTAAAACTGCACCAGCAGCTTTAGGTGAAGATCACAAAATTCGTACATATTTGAAAAAAGAGCTTTACTATGCTGGTGTTTCTAACATTATCATAGAGAGAACTGTTAAGAGACTTCGTGTAACTATCGTTGCTGCTCGTCCTGGTATTATTATCGGGAAAAAGGGTGCAGATATTGAGAAGTTAAAAACAACTCTTCAAGATCTTGTTGGTAAACCTATTTCGGTTAACATCAAAGAAGAGAAGAAAGCTCAAATTTCTGCTCAGTTAGTTGCTGAAAATGTAGCTACTCAACTAGAGCGCCGTGTTGCATTTAGAAGAGCTATGAAAAAAGTTATGCAAAATGCACAAAGAGGCGGAGCTAAAGGTATCAAGATATCTGTAAGCGGTCGTCTTGGCGGAGCTGAAATGGCTCGTACAGAGTGGTATTTAGAGGGACGCGTTCCACTTCATACACTTCGTGCAAAGATAGACTACGGTTTTGCTGAAGCACATACTACATACGGTTGTATCGGTGTTAAAGTATGGATATTCAAAGGTGAAGTACTTACTAAAGGTATCCCGGCTGAAGTAAAAGAAGAGAAACAAGAGCGTGCTCGTAAGCGTGCTCCAAAACGCGAAAATAGCGGAAAGGCGGAATAA
- the rplP gene encoding 50S ribosomal protein L16, with protein sequence MLMPKRTKYRKVMKGRNRGYARSGYTLAFGDIAIKAVEAGRINSRQIESARISATRHIKRNGKIWIRVFPAKPLTAKPLETRMGKGKGSVDQWVMNIKPGRIIFEMAGVPEELAREALTLAMHKLPFKTKIITAEMSNEIF encoded by the coding sequence ATGTTGATGCCTAAGAGAACTAAATATCGTAAAGTAATGAAGGGCCGTAACCGTGGTTACGCTCGCTCGGGTTATACATTGGCATTTGGTGATATAGCTATAAAAGCTGTAGAAGCAGGTCGTATTAACTCTCGTCAAATTGAGTCAGCTCGTATTTCAGCTACTCGTCATATTAAAAGAAATGGTAAGATCTGGATTCGTGTATTCCCTGCTAAGCCACTGACTGCTAAGCCTCTTGAAACTCGTATGGGTAAAGGTAAAGGTTCAGTTGATCAATGGGTTATGAATATTAAGCCGGGTCGTATCATTTTTGAAATGGCTGGTGTTCCAGAAGAGCTTGCTCGTGAAGCATTAACTCTTGCTATGCATAAATTGCCTTTCAAAACAAAAATAATTACTGCGGAGATGAGCAATGAAATATTCTGA
- the rpmC gene encoding 50S ribosomal protein L29, which translates to MKYSDLADKSTAELQAMLKEKKTELFTLKIKKQMMQLQNTSELRIAKKDVARINTALSAAK; encoded by the coding sequence ATGAAATATTCTGATTTAGCAGATAAAAGCACAGCAGAACTTCAAGCAATGCTTAAAGAGAAAAAAACTGAGCTTTTTACTTTAAAAATAAAAAAACAGATGATGCAACTACAAAACACTAGCGAACTTCGTATCGCTAAAAAAGATGTTGCTAGAATCAACACTGCACTTAGTGCAGCGAAATAG
- the rpsQ gene encoding 30S ribosomal protein S17, with the protein MTHKREIQGNVVKIAGDKTATIVVERRVMHPRYHKVVKRFKKYLVHDERNELKVGDEIVAIECRPLSKTKSFRLKTVVSGAE; encoded by the coding sequence ATGACACATAAGCGTGAAATTCAAGGTAATGTAGTTAAAATTGCAGGTGACAAAACAGCGACAATCGTTGTTGAGCGCCGTGTAATGCACCCTCGTTACCACAAAGTTGTGAAGCGTTTCAAAAAGTACTTGGTACACGATGAGCGCAATGAGTTAAAAGTTGGTGATGAGATTGTTGCAATCGAGTGTCGCCCGCTTTCTAAGACTAAATCTTTTAGACTTAAAACAGTAGTATCAGGAGCAGAGTAA
- the rplN gene encoding 50S ribosomal protein L14, with amino-acid sequence MIQAFTRLNVADNTGAKEVMCIKVLGGSKRRYAKVGDVIIASVKKATPTAKVKKGKVVKAVVVRTAKEIHRENGSLIRFDDNAAVILDDKREPIGTRIFGPIAREVRYGGFMKIVSLAPEVV; translated from the coding sequence ATGATTCAAGCTTTTACTCGTCTAAATGTAGCTGATAATACAGGTGCAAAAGAGGTTATGTGTATTAAGGTACTTGGCGGTTCCAAGCGTCGTTATGCAAAAGTAGGCGATGTTATCATTGCTTCTGTAAAAAAAGCGACTCCTACTGCTAAAGTTAAAAAAGGTAAAGTTGTAAAAGCTGTTGTTGTTAGAACTGCTAAAGAGATTCACCGTGAAAACGGCTCTTTAATCCGTTTTGATGATAATGCAGCTGTTATACTTGATGACAAGAGAGAACCAATCGGTACTCGTATTTTCGGACCGATTGCTCGTGAAGTTCGTTATGGCGGCTTTATGAAGATCGTATCTCTTGCACCGGAGGTTGTTTAA
- the rplX gene encoding 50S ribosomal protein L24, producing the protein MAKFKFKKGDTVEIIAGDDRGTKATVLEVLPKKNKVIVEGCKIAKKAIKPTEENTKGGHINKEMPIDVSNVRKVEA; encoded by the coding sequence ATGGCAAAGTTTAAATTCAAAAAAGGCGATACTGTAGAGATCATCGCCGGTGACGATCGCGGAACAAAAGCTACTGTACTTGAAGTATTACCGAAGAAAAACAAGGTAATAGTTGAGGGTTGTAAAATAGCTAAAAAAGCAATCAAACCAACAGAAGAGAACACTAAAGGCGGACATATCAACAAAGAGATGCCTATAGATGTTTCAAATGTTCGTAAAGTGGAGGCATAA
- the rplE gene encoding 50S ribosomal protein L5, with product MTRMKEKYLGLKSELQADLGIKNPMQTPALEKIVISVGAGFAMKDNKLIQNIEDTITAIAGQKASTVIAKKSVAGFKVREGMPVGVRVTLRGEKMYGFLDRLVSIALPRVKDFRGVPRNGFDGRGNYNFGLQEQLIFPEISYDSIMQIHGMNITVVTTAESDKAGFALLEKLGMPFTKGSN from the coding sequence ATGACTCGTATGAAAGAAAAATATTTAGGTTTAAAATCTGAACTTCAAGCTGACCTTGGGATAAAAAATCCAATGCAGACTCCTGCATTAGAGAAAATCGTTATCTCTGTAGGTGCAGGTTTTGCAATGAAAGATAATAAACTTATTCAAAATATTGAAGATACTATTACTGCAATTGCAGGGCAAAAAGCAAGTACTGTAATAGCTAAGAAATCTGTTGCTGGATTTAAAGTTCGTGAAGGTATGCCTGTAGGTGTTCGTGTAACACTTCGCGGTGAAAAAATGTACGGATTTCTTGATCGTCTTGTTTCTATAGCTCTTCCGCGTGTAAAAGACTTCCGTGGAGTTCCAAGAAACGGTTTTGATGGTCGTGGTAATTACAACTTTGGTTTGCAAGAACAATTGATTTTCCCGGAAATTAGTTATGATTCTATTATGCAAATCCATGGTATGAACATCACAGTTGTTACAACAGCTGAATCAGACAAGGCAGGATTTGCTCTTTTAGAGAAATTGGGTATGCCTTTTACTAAAGGGAGCAACTAA
- a CDS encoding type Z 30S ribosomal protein S14, translating to MAKKSMIAKAAREPKFKVRGYTRCQICGRPHSVLRDFGICRVCFRKMANEGLIPGVRKSSW from the coding sequence ATGGCTAAGAAATCGATGATTGCTAAAGCAGCAAGAGAGCCAAAGTTTAAAGTTCGTGGTTATACAAGATGTCAGATTTGTGGTCGTCCACACTCTGTACTTCGTGACTTCGGTATCTGTCGTGTATGTTTTAGAAAAATGGCAAATGAGGGATTAATCCCAGGCGTTAGAAAGTCAAGCTGGTAA
- the rpsH gene encoding 30S ribosomal protein S8 — MINDLVSDALTRIRNAGMRRLDVTTLVHSKSVEALANILVEKGYIESCNVVEDGVKKTINVVLKYDENGKTVINEMKRVSKPGRRVYKGKEDIKRFKNGYGTIIVSTSHGVLPNDKAYELGIGGEVMCTVW; from the coding sequence ATGATAAATGATTTAGTATCGGATGCGTTAACTCGTATTCGTAATGCTGGTATGAGAAGATTGGATGTTACTACGCTTGTTCACTCTAAGAGTGTTGAAGCGTTAGCAAACATTTTAGTTGAAAAAGGTTATATTGAGAGTTGTAATGTTGTTGAAGACGGCGTTAAAAAAACTATTAATGTTGTACTAAAGTATGATGAAAATGGTAAAACTGTTATCAATGAAATGAAAAGAGTATCTAAACCTGGCCGTCGTGTATACAAAGGCAAAGAAGATATTAAACGATTCAAAAATGGTTACGGAACTATTATTGTTAGTACATCACACGGCGTTTTACCAAACGATAAAGCTTACGAGCTTGGTATCGGCGGTGAAGTAATGTGTACGGTTTGGTAG
- the rplF gene encoding 50S ribosomal protein L6 produces the protein MSRIGKLPVEFASDITVNANGNVITFAKGKNSVDLDTKGNVAFNIDGNVLTFATLSDSREHRAFWGTYRALAQNIVTGLTTGYTKQLEINGVGYRAAVNGRVLNLQLGFSHDINYELPDSIEASVEKNVITLKSHDKQALGQVAAEVRGFRPPEPYKGKGVKYVEEHIVRKAGKTSKK, from the coding sequence ATGTCAAGAATTGGTAAATTACCTGTAGAATTTGCATCAGATATTACTGTAAATGCAAATGGAAATGTTATAACTTTTGCTAAAGGCAAAAATAGTGTTGATTTAGATACAAAAGGAAATGTTGCTTTCAATATCGACGGCAATGTATTGACTTTTGCTACTCTTTCAGATTCTCGTGAGCATAGAGCTTTCTGGGGAACATATCGTGCATTGGCTCAAAACATCGTTACTGGTTTAACAACTGGCTATACAAAACAGTTAGAGATCAATGGTGTTGGTTACCGTGCTGCAGTAAACGGCAGAGTGCTTAACCTACAACTTGGATTTTCTCACGATATCAACTATGAGTTGCCAGATAGTATCGAAGCAAGCGTTGAAAAGAATGTTATTACTTTAAAGAGCCATGACAAGCAAGCGCTTGGTCAAGTTGCTGCAGAAGTAAGAGGATTCCGTCCACCAGAGCCGTATAAAGGCAAAGGTGTTAAATATGTTGAAGAGCATATCGTGCGTAAAGCCGGTAAAACTTCTAAGAAATAA
- the rplR gene encoding 50S ribosomal protein L18, whose protein sequence is MKAKVLKSKIANRLKRKRRIRAKISGCASLPRVSVFRSNRYLSVQAIDDATATTLAALNSKAIGQKANKDGAAALGAAFAATLKTANITSIVFDRNGYQYHGVIAAFGDALRANEIKF, encoded by the coding sequence ATGAAAGCAAAAGTACTAAAAAGCAAAATTGCTAATCGCTTAAAAAGAAAGCGTCGTATTCGTGCAAAAATATCTGGTTGTGCTTCACTTCCTCGTGTTTCTGTGTTTCGTTCAAATCGTTATTTGAGTGTTCAAGCTATTGATGATGCAACAGCAACAACATTGGCTGCTCTTAACTCAAAAGCAATAGGTCAAAAAGCAAACAAAGATGGTGCAGCTGCACTTGGTGCGGCATTTGCTGCTACGCTAAAAACAGCTAACATCACTTCGATTGTATTTGATCGTAATGGTTACCAATACCACGGTGTTATAGCTGCATTTGGTGACGCACTTCGTGCAAACGAAATTAAGTTCTAG
- the rpsE gene encoding 30S ribosomal protein S5, whose translation MEINREDFEESIVNIGRVTKVVKGGRRFRFTALVVVGDKKGTIGFGAGKAKEVPDAIKKAVDNAFKNLSKVSIKGTTIAHDIEHKYNASRVLLKPASEGTGVIAGGATRPVLELAGIQDILTKSIGSNNPNTLVRATVEALGRLKG comes from the coding sequence ATGGAAATCAATAGAGAAGATTTTGAAGAATCAATTGTAAATATAGGTCGTGTTACAAAAGTTGTAAAAGGTGGGCGTCGTTTTCGTTTTACAGCACTTGTAGTTGTTGGTGATAAAAAAGGTACTATCGGTTTTGGTGCTGGAAAAGCGAAAGAAGTTCCAGATGCTATCAAAAAAGCTGTAGATAATGCGTTTAAAAACCTAAGTAAAGTAAGTATCAAAGGTACTACAATTGCACATGACATTGAACATAAGTACAATGCAAGTCGTGTTCTTTTAAAGCCGGCATCAGAAGGTACAGGGGTAATCGCGGGTGGTGCTACTCGTCCTGTTCTTGAGCTTGCAGGTATTCAAGACATACTTACAAAGTCAATAGGTTCAAACAATCCAAATACACTAGTGCGCGCAACAGTTGAAGCACTAGGTCGTTTAAAAGGATAG
- the rplO gene encoding 50S ribosomal protein L15: protein MGIENLTPAEGSVKNRKRVGRGQGSGTGKTAARGSKGQKARTGYKRKRNFEGGQQPLARRLPKIGFTSRVIKPYVINVEKIKAVAELSEITMESIRSVHKIAACVTKVKLVGASAKDLASKIKDDSVTTTGK from the coding sequence ATGGGTATTGAAAATTTAACGCCGGCAGAGGGTTCTGTAAAGAATCGTAAAAGAGTCGGTCGCGGACAAGGTTCGGGAACAGGTAAAACTGCTGCTCGCGGATCTAAAGGTCAAAAAGCTCGTACTGGTTACAAGAGAAAAAGAAACTTTGAGGGTGGACAGCAGCCACTAGCAAGAAGACTTCCAAAAATCGGATTTACTTCTCGTGTAATCAAGCCGTATGTAATCAATGTAGAGAAAATAAAAGCAGTTGCTGAACTTTCTGAAATTACTATGGAGAGTATCCGTAGTGTTCATAAAATAGCTGCTTGTGTTACTAAAGTTAAGTTGGTTGGTGCATCTGCAAAAGATTTAGCATCAAAAATTAAAGACGACAGCGTTACTACTACAGGTAAATAG